A genomic region of Anopheles coustani chromosome 3, idAnoCousDA_361_x.2, whole genome shotgun sequence contains the following coding sequences:
- the LOC131271602 gene encoding large ribosomal subunit protein eL21 — MTNSKGYRRGTRDMFSRGFRKHGTIPLSTYMKVYKAGDYVDIKGHGAVHKGMPYKAYHGKTGRVYNVTKHALGVIVNKRVRGKILAKRINVRVEHVNPSRCHEDFLRRVKENDLKRREIRDKKLKMKVSLKRKPKPPRQAQVIKNPPTPIFLAPIPYEFVA; from the exons ATGACGAACTCCAAGGGTTATCGCCGTGGTACCCGGGATATGTTCTCCCGCGGATTCCGCAAGCATGGAACCATCCCTCTGTCTACCTACATGAAGGTCTACAAGGCCGGTGACTACGTGGACATCAAG GGTCACGGAGCCGTCCACAAGGGTATGCCCTACAAGGCGTACCACGGTAAAACTGGCCGTGTGTACAATGTCACGAAGCACGCCCTCGGTGTGATCGTGAACAAGCGTGTCCGCGGAAAGATCCTAGCCAAGCGCATCAACGTTCGCGTCGAGCACGTCAACCCGTCCCGTTGCCACGAGGATTTCCTGCGCCGCGTGAAGGAGAACGACCTGAAGCGCCGTGAGATCAGGGACAAGAAGCTGAAGATGAAGGTGTCGCTCAAGCGCAAGCCGAAGCCACCGCGTCAGGCTCAGGTCATCAAGAACCCGCCCACCCCCATCTTCCTGGCTCCGATCCCGTACGAGTTCGTGGCTTAA
- the LOC131260785 gene encoding eukaryotic translation initiation factor 3 subunit B: MAKKKGEDQDFEEEPNFEDPEGFVDDVSDEELLGDFLKQKPCESDGVENVVVVDNIPVVGAARFPKLKGILEKIFKNAGTIVNVHYPKDEEDNTKGYAFIEYKNQESAEEAVKALNNYRLDKHYTLLVNRFSDFQKYSDIPKEWSPPEPQPYKVQNDLYNFLVEPEAQDQFCVVSETVPGSVQVQFCQNTQPEPTELLKRERFTDTYVKWSPKGTYIVTFHKQGVIIWGGSSFVKVNKFAHSGAQFVDISPCEQYLVTYGPNGQKIVIWDIRTGAEKRAFVSDGMSNASMLRWSHDDRYVARLIDSQIQIYDTTTFFLLDMKSIKVEGIRNFSWSPTDNTIAYWVAEEIDVPAKVTLLAIPKKIELRTKNLFNVADCKIHWQKSGDYLCVKVDRFSKSKKDKKDKKDSDVKFLGMFYNFEIFHMREKDIPVDSVEVKETILAFSWEPVGSKFAIIHGEPSSASVSFYEARKGQEPTMVKKLEKKVCSHMFWSPRGQFIVLANLSMGAFEFVDTNDFTIMKTGDHYRASEVEWDPTGRYVVTGTSGKAKEDQGYYMWSFQGRILKRINLKNFMLFLWRPRPATLLTEAKQKEIRKNLKKYYTQFETKDRLRMTRASKELIEKRAKLREQFTEYRTKRVKEWEEQKYRRMQLRNNIDTDTLEADPDNVEEEIVEILIREDTTVLE, translated from the exons ATGGCTAAAAAGAAAGGCGAAGACCAGGACTTCGAGGAGGAGCCGAACTTCGAAGATCCGGAGGGATTCGTGGACGATGTGTCCGACGAAG AATTGCTCGGTGATTTTCTGAAGCAAAAACCGTGCGAATCGGACGGAGTGGAGAATGTGGTGGTGGTCGATAACATCCCCGTCGTCGGTGCCGCTCGCTTCCCCAAGCTGAAGGGTATCCTGGAGAAGATCTTCAAGAATGCCGGCACGATCGTGAACGTGCACTACCCGAAGGACGAGGAGGACAACACCAAGGGGTACGCGTTCATCGAGTACAAGAACCAGGAGAGTGCGGAAGAGGCGGTGAAAGCATTGAACAACTACCGACTCGATAAGCACTACACGCTGCTGGTGAACCGGTTTTCCGATTTCCAAAAGTACTCGGACATCCCGAAGGAATGGTCCCCGCCGGAGCCGCAACCGTACAAGGTGCAGAACGATCTGTACAACTTCCTGGTGGAACCGGAGGCGCAAGATCAGTTCTGTGTGGTGTCGGAAACGGTTCCAGGCTCGGTACAGGTTCAATTCTGCCAGAACACACAACCTGAACCGACGGAATTGCTCAAACGAGAG CGCTTCACGGACACTTACGTCAAGTGGTCACCGAAGGGAACGTACATCGTGACTTTCCATAAGCAGGGTGTCATCATCTGGGGTGGATCGAGCTTCGTGAAAGTGAACAAGTTCGCGCACAGCGGTGCCCAGTTCGTGGACATTTCACCCTGCGAGCAGTACTTGGTAACGTACGGACCGAATGGGCAGAAGATTGTCATCTGGGACATTCGCACCGGTGCCGAGAAGCGTGCGTTCGTTTCGGACGGAATGTCGAACGCGTCGATGCTGCGCTGGTCGCACGACGATCGCTACGTGGCGCGTTTGATCGACAGCCAGATTCAGATCTACGATACGACCACCTTCTTCCTACTCGACATGAAGTCCATCAAGGTGGAGGGTATCCGTAACTTTAGCTGGTCGCCGACGGACAACACCATCGCCTACTGGGTTGCGGAGGAAATCGATGTCCCGGCGAAGGTAACGCTGCTTGCCATCCCGAAGAAGATCGAGCTGCGCACGAAGAACTTGTTCAACGTGGCCGATTGCAAGATCCACTGGCAAAAGTCGGGCGACTACCTGTGCGTCAAGGTCGATCGATTCTCCAAGTCGAAGAAGGACAAGAAGGACAAGAAGGACTCGGACGTGAAGTTCCTCGGTATGTTCTACAACTTTGAAATCTTCCACATGCGCGAGAAGGACATTCCAGTCGATTCGGTCGAGGTAAAGGAGACGATTCTGGCGTTCTCCTGGGAACCGGTCGGCTCCAAGTTTGCCATCATCCACGGCGAACCATCGTCGGCCAGCGTCAGCTTCTACGAGGCGCGCAAGGGCCAAGAACCGACGATGGTAAAGAAGCTGGAGAAGAAGGTCTGCAGTCACATGTTCTGGTCACCACGGGGGCAGTTTATCGTGCTGGCGAACCTCTCGATGGGTGCGTTCGAGTTTGTGGATACGAACGATTTTACCATCATGAAGACTGGCGATCACTATCGCGCATCGGAGGTCGAGTGGGATCCGACCGGGCGGTACGTTGTGACGGGCACGTCTGGCAAG GCAAAGGAAGATCAGGGCTACTATATGTGGTCATTCCAGGGGCGCATTCTGAAGCGTATCAATCTGAAGAACTTCATGCTGTTCCTGTGGCGTCCACGTCCCGCGACCCTCCTGACGGAGGCTAAGCAGAAGGAGATCCGCAAGAATCTGAAGAAGTACTACACGCAGTTCGAAACCAAGGACCGTCTGCGCATGACGCGTGCCTCGAAGGAGTTGATTGAGAAGCGGGCGAAATTGCGCGAGCAGTTCACCGAGTACCGCACGAAGCGCGTCAAGGAGTGGGAGGAACAGAAGTACCGCCGTATGCAGCTGCGTAACA ATATTGACACTGACACACTGGAGGCTGATCCAGATAACGTTGAGGAGGAGATTGTAGAGATACTTATTCGCGAAGATACCACCGTCCTCGAGTAA
- the LOC131271523 gene encoding ubiquitin carboxyl-terminal hydrolase 46 yields the protein MGANISQLERDIGSDQFPPNEHYFGLVNFGNTCYSNSVLQALYFCRPFREKVLEYKAKNRRTKETLLSCLADLFYSIATQKKKVGSIAPKKFIARLRKEKEEFDNYMQQDAHEFLNFLINHINEIILAERNQAKAGGTAGSKGTAANGTAGGGNGMNLGQDNSNSNNNNNNNTEPTWVHEIFQGILTSETRCLNCETVSSKDENFFDLQVDVDQNTSITHCLRCFSNTETLCSDNKFKCDNCCSYQEAQKRMRVKKLPMILALHLKRFKYMEQYNRHIKVSHRVVFPLELRLFNTSDDAVNPDRLYDLMAVVIHCGSGPNRGHYISIVKSHGFWLLFDDDMVDKIEASTIEDFYGLTSDIQKSSETGYILFYQSRDCA from the exons ATG GGTGCCAACATTTCCCAACTCGAGCGTGACATCGGTTCGGACCAATTCCCTCCGAACGAGCATTACTTCGGGCTGGTCAAT TTCGGAAACACCTGCTACAGCAATTCGGTCCTGCAGGCGCTCTACTTCTGCCGCCCGTTCCGGGAAAAGGTGCTAGAGTATAAGGCGAAGAATAGACGCACCAAGGAGACGCTTCTGTCGTGCCTGGCCGACCTGTTCTACAGCATAGCGacgcagaagaagaaggtggGATCGATCGCGCCGAAAAAGTTCATCGCCCGGTTGCgcaaggagaaggaggagttCGATAACTACATGCAGCAGGATGCCCACGAGTTCCTTAACTTTCTCATCAATCACATCAACGAAATCATCCTGGCCGAGCGTAACCAGGCAAAGGCGGGCGGGACCGCCGGAAGCAAGGGAACCGCTGCCAACGGAACCGCCGGAGGGGGAAACGGAATGAACCTGGGGCAGGACAACtcaaacagcaacaacaacaacaacaacaatacggAACCAACATGGGTGCACGAAATCTTTCAGGGAATTCTTACGAGTGAGACGCGCTGCCTCAACTGCGAAACGGTGAGCAGCAAGGACGAGAACTTCTTCGACCTCCAGGTGGACGTTGACCAGAATACCAGCATCACGCACTGCCTGCGGTGCTTCAGCAACACGGAGACGTTGTGTAGTGATAACAAATTCAAATGTGATAACTGCTGCAGCTACCAGGAAGCGCAGAAGCGAATGCGCGTCAAGAAGCTGCCGATGATACTGGCCCTCCATCTGAAGCGCTTCAAGTACATGGAACAGTACAACCGGCACATAAAAGTTTCCCATCGGGTCGTGTTTCCGCTCGAGCTACGACTATTCAATACG TCCGACGATGCGGTTAACCCGGATCGACTGTACGACCTCATGGCGGTGGTCATACACTGCGGCTCGGGTCCAAACCGTGGCCATTACATAAGTATTGTAAAAAGTCACGGCTTCTGGTTGCTGTTCGATGACGACATGGTTGAT AAAATCGAAGCTTCCACCATCGAAGACTTTTACGGACTGACATCGGACATCCAGAAATCGTCGGAAACGGGCTACATCCTATTCTACCAGTCCCGGGACTGTGCGTAG
- the LOC131272234 gene encoding spermidine synthase: protein MNPSEWFSEVSDELWPGQCFSLKVKSVLHEERSKYQHIKIVQSESHGVVLILDGIIQCTERDEFAYQEMISFLPLCCHPNPQRVLIVGGGDGGVAREVAKHPSVTEVHQVEIDERVVELSKQYLPFMACGFDSPKLKLTIGDGFEYMKQHEGAFDVIITDSSDPIGPAESLFRESYFELVKRALKPNGIICSQGGSFWLDAGHVRETLDYCRKHFPRVTYGLAAVPSYPTGQIGFFIASLNPETNFSEPSRTFKDEEIDRMSLRYYTSDVHRAAFTLPRFATKALYP, encoded by the exons ATGAATCCCTCGGAATGGTTTAGCGAGGTGTCCGACGAGCTCTGGCCGGGTCAATGCTTTTCGCTCAAGGTGAAAAGCGTTCTCCACGAGGAGCGCTCCAAGTACCAGCATATCAAAATTGTCCAGAG TGAGTCGCACGGGGTTGTGCTGATACTCGACGGCATCATCCAGTGTACGGAGCGGGACGAGTTCGCTTATCAGGAGATGATTTCCTTCCTGCCGCTCTGCTGCCATCCGAACCCGCAGCGCGTGCTCATCGTCGGCGGTGGTGATGGAGGTGTGGCGCGGGAGGTGGCCAAGCACCCGTCGGTGACGGAGGTGCACCAGGTGGAGATTGACGAGCGGGTGGTGGAGCTATCCAAGCAGTACCTTCCATTCATGGCGTGCGGGTTCGATTCACCTAAGCTGAAGCTAACAATTGGCGATGGGTTCGAGTACATGAAGCAGCACGAGGGCGCCTTTGACGTTATCATCACAGACAGCAGCGATCCGATCGGGCCGGCCGAGTCACTCTTCCGGGAGTCATACTTCGAGCTGGTGAAGCGAGCGCTCAAACCGAACGGCATCATTTGCTCGCAGGGTGGCAGCTTCTGGCTCGATGCGGGCCATGTCCGCGAGACGCTCGACTACTGCCGAAAGCACTTCCCGCGCGTCACGTACGGGCTCGCCGCCGTGCCGTCGTATCCAACGGGGCAGATTGGATTTTTCATCGCCAGCCTCAACCCG gAAACGAATTTCAGTGAACCTTCGCGCACATTCAAGGATGAAGAAATCGATCGGATGAGCCTGCGGTACTACACCTCGGACGTGCACCGGGCCGCTTTCACTTTGCCACGGTTTGCCACGAAAGCACTCTATCCGTAG